A genomic window from Silene latifolia isolate original U9 population chromosome Y, ASM4854445v1, whole genome shotgun sequence includes:
- the LOC141627925 gene encoding protein FAR1-RELATED SEQUENCE 9-like, with product MDAQRWKYSKVMADDKNFYPKLTTPLLLEKQASEFYTIVIFYIFQVEAQAACYTCGHLPSPNTTGSENDHISIIDREKDKEYKVDLSDKKFSCSCMMFERIGILCRHVLWVLKDRGFDHIPKEYLALRWSKSTTSHPLSNVVGTFVLADFSLVEDNEEHCDALFQLLRSFNEKLIISVKSGKSKDKKA from the exons ATGGATGCTCAGAGATGGAAATATTCTAAGGTAATGGCTGATGATAAGAACTTTTATCCAAAATTGACAACCCCTCTCCTTTTAGAAAAGCAAGCTTCTGAATTTTACACAATcgtcatattttatattttccaagtAGAAGCCCAAGCTGCATGTTATACTTGTGGCCATTTACCATCACCAAACACAACTGGTTCTGAGAATGATCATATTTCAATAATTGATCGTGAGAAAGACAAGGAATACAAAGTTGATTTAAGTGATAAGAAGTTTTCTTGTTCTTGTATGATGTTTGAAAGAATCGGGATACTCTGTAGGCACGTTTTATGGGTGTTGAAGGATAGGGGATTTGATCATATACCTAAAGAGTATTTAGCACTTAGATGGAGCAAATCTACAACCTCCCACCCTCTTTCTAATGTTGTTGGAACATTTGTCCTAGCTGATT TCTCACTTGTTGAAGATAATGAGGAACATTGTGATGCGCTATTTCAATTGCTCCGGAGTTTCAATGAAAAGTTGATTATTTCAGTTAAGTCTgggaagtcaaaagataagaaaGCTTAG
- the LOC141627923 gene encoding uncharacterized protein LOC141627923: protein MIYAHNDIVSREELWSKMKMFAMQCDGPWAMAGDFNCVLTPEERLRGQSSIAEMAPFRDCLDQCGMIDIPATGSKFTWNNKQGPDSRVFSRLDRFLVNQEWLDCFPDLQAHFHPEGLFDHNPCTVSSSLRECIGRPPFRYYNMWGQAVQFQAIIQQGWRMNVAGTRMFKIFKKLKALKGMLRKLNRECYADIENNADIAKGKLEEIQERLQQAPTDPHLIMQEIETAQAYRELANARSSYLAQKAKTKWMESGDSNTGFFHGIIKKRMLKNQVLQIEDQNGNVCTTGASIQEAFLDYYKQLLGSSKPSEKVNISIVKKGRCCTEEHSAILNSAVTKEEIKQAIFSIPNDKSPGPDGYTSKFFKDAWGIVGEKVTEAILNFFDTGKLLNQINATTVTLIPKVHNPGKVQQFSPIACCNVIYKTISKLLCNRLSEVLPDIISQNQSAFVQGRYILENVMICQDIIKFYNRQSVSPRCLFKIDLQKAYDSVEWQFVDQMLQALKIPDKFRNLIMMCVTSPSFSLNLNGNHFGYFKGRRGLRQGDPISPLLFVICMEYLTRIIDYAVQKWPFNIILCVALSSFTICYLKMTFYYSAKKLPVGWSKICLPKEEGGLRVTQIHKWNDAAVNKLVDWVYTQPDRIWVKWVRATYIKNQEWETYEPGLDVAWYWKKICKMKTKFAAGFQNGNWILDDKGYSIKSGYEWSRNRELKFQWHKTVWSDWAIPKQSVITWLCMHKALNVRAKLKRIGYTDDDGCVLCGNGVETHDHLFFSCEYSSMVLAVVERWSSCRISRTDPIHGRAPGTLLQELFHGLLICCCYYMIWMQRNKVRLEMQVRHPEQIAKEIIASIFVPIISEKPFAMFFNFLTKKLEILYLMRPETVNYAPSIESTHKEFVVRCLVNKTSSIVDVRDMKPVEIILRSNLGNGSDTGIYLMTIRVNQPSFSLFVEQPSYGSCYEMLSFAGNQEFQNPRKKTRGATKDTRQRQLLDREILGRVIDMFGVMCTYNRPDILYLPSTVKDAKPQLKVNEVNFFWCRHLKMHYKPKDGATIEKIPSSNGYKQLKAISLFPTEIKDVSQQANTFDCGVYVMKFLESAMFNTDLWTDKKHYKDLIAYRREIMLRLIKWEKNTSQVHLSLQSSKYTPSGGYIHFFDLLDTILQLATYPFLNY from the exons ATGATTTATGCTCATAATGATATTGTGAGTAGAGAAGAATTATGGAGTAAAATGAAGATGTTTGCTATGCAATGTGATGGGCCCTGGGCAATGGCAGGGGACTTCAATTGTGTGCTCACTCCTGAGGAAAGACTGAGAGGGCAGAGCTCTATTGCTGAGATGGCACCATTTAGAGATTGTCTTGATCAATGTGGGATGATAGATATCCCTGCTACAGGCTCCAAATttacttggaataacaagcagGGTCCAGACAGTAGGGTCTTTAGTAGGCTTGATAGGTTCCTTGTTAACCAAGAGTGGCTAGATTGCTTCCCTGACCTGCAAGCTCACTTCCATCCAGAGGGTTTATTTGATCATAACCCATGCACAGTGAGCTCCTCCTTGAGGGAGTGCATAGGTAGACCCCCATTCAGATACTATAACATGTGGGGACAAGCAGTGCAGTTTCAAGCTATAATTCAGCAGGGGTGGAGAATGAATGTAGCTGGGACAAGAATGTTCAAAATATTTAAAAAATTAAAGGCTCTAAAGGGTATGCTAAGGAAGCTCAATAGGGAATGCTATGCTGATATAGAGAACAATGCTGATATTGCCAAGGGGAAATTGGAGGAAATTCAAGAAAGGCTACAGCAGGCCCCTACTGATCCACATCTAATTATGCAGGAAATTGAGACAGCTCAGGCATATAGGGAGCTTGCTAATGCTAGAAGCAGCTACCTGGCCCAGAAGGCAAAAACTAAATGGATGGAGAGTGGTGATAGCAATACTGGATTTTTTCATGGCATCATTAAAAAGAGAATGTTGAAGAATCAGGTTCTGCAAATTGAAGATCAGAATGGTAATGTATGCACTACAGGAGCTAGTATACAAGAAGCATTCTTGGATTATTATAAGCAGCTTCTGGGTAGTAGCAAGCCAAGTGAGAAAGTGAATATCTCTATTGTCAAAAAAGGGAGGTGCTGCACTGAGGAGCATTCTGCAATTCTGAACAGTGCTGTGACTAAAGAGGAGATAAAACAAGCCATTTTTAGCATTCCAAATGATAAGTCTCCTGGGCCTGATGGATATACAAGCAAATTTTTCAAAGATGCATGGGGTATTGTAGGAGAGAAGGTCACTGAAGCTATTTTAAATTTCTTTGATACAGGGAAGCTGCTAAACCAGATTAATGCTACTACTGTGACTCTGATTCCCAAAGTTCATAACCCTGGCAAGGTGCAACAGTTTAGCCCAATAGCCTGTTGCAATGTAATTTACAAAACCATCTCAAAATTACTTTGCAATAGGCTTTCTGAGGTCCTGCCTGACATTATAAGCCAAAACCAAAGTGCCTTTGTTCAAGGGAGATATATTCTGGAGAATGTTATGATTTGCCAGGATATAATTAAATTTTATAATAGGCAGAGTGTGTCTCCTCGATGCCTGTTTAAGATTGATCTACAAAAAGCATATGACAGTGTGGAATGGCAATTTGTTGACCAAATGCTTCAAGCTCTAAAGATACCTGATAAATTCAGAAATTTGATCATGATGTGTGTTACATCTCCTAGCTTCTCCCTGAATCTTAATGGAAATCATTTTGGGTATTTCAAAGGCAGAAGGGGATTAAGGCAAGGGGACCCCATTTCCCCTCTCCTTTTTGTTATATGCATGGAGTATCTTACGAGGATCATTGACTATGCAGTGCAAAAATGGCCCTTTAATATCATCCTCTGTGTGGCCCTCTCAAGCTTTACCATATGCTATTTGAAGATGACCTTCTATTATTCTGCAAAG AAATTACCTGTGGGATGGTCCAAAATATGTTTGCCTAAGGAGGAGGGTGGTCTGAGGGTGACACAAATCCACAAGTGGAATGATGCTGCTGTGAATAAGCTGGTGGACTGGGTGTATACACAACCTGATCGAATTTGGGTCAAATGGGTAAGAGCTACCTACATTAAAAATCAGGAATGGGAGACTTATGAGCCTGGTTTAGATGTTGCTTGGTACTGGAAGAAGATCTGCAAAATGAAAACTAAGTTTGCTGCTGGTTTTCAAAATGGGAATTGGATTCTAGATGATAAGGGGTACAGCATCAAGAGTGGCTATGAATGGAGCAGGAATAGGGAACTTAAATTTCAATGGCATAAAACTGTATGGAGTGATTGGGCTATCCCCAAACAGTCTGTAATCACCTGGTTATGTATGCATAAGGCTCTGAATGTGCGTGCAAAACTGAAGAGGATAGGCTATACTGATGATGATGGATGTGTGCTTTGTGGTAATGGAGTTGAAACACATGACCATTTATTTTTTTCCTGTGAGTACAGCAGTATGGTACTTGCAGTAGTAGAAAGGTGGAGCAGCTGTAGAATCTCAAGGACTGATCCTATCCATGGGAGAGCACCAGGCACACTGTTGCAGGAATTGTTCCATGGCTTGCTTATATGTTGCTGCTACTACATGATTTGGATGCAAAGGAATAAAGTTCGGTTGGAGATGCAAGTGAGACACCCTGAACAGATTGCCAAAGAAATCATTGCAAGC ATCTTTGTACCAATAATTTCTGAGAAGCCATTTGCAATGTTTTTCAACTTCCTAACAAAGAAGTTGGAAATCCTGTATTTGATGAGGCCAGAAACCGTAAATTACGCACCAAGTATTGAGTCTACG CATAAAGAGTTTGTTGTTAGATGCTTGGTCAATAAAACGTCGTCTATAGTAGATGTCCGTGACATGAAGCCAGTGGAGATTATTCTGAGATCAAATCTTGGTAATGGAAGTGATACAGGAATTTACCTCATGAC GATAAGAGTAAATCAACCTTCCTTTTCCTTGTTTGTAGAACAACCAAGTTATGGTTCATGCTACGAAATGTTGTCTTTTGCTGGTAATCAAGAATTCCAAAATCCGAGAAAGAAAACCAGAGGTGCCACCAAGGATACCCGGCAACGTCAATTGTTAGACAGAGAAATATTGGGGCGG GTGATTGACATGTTTGGTGTGATGTGTACATATAATCGACCAGATATTCTGTACTTGCCTTCAACAGTGAAG GATGCTAAGCCACAATTAAAGGTTAATGAGGTAAACTTTTTTTGGTGCCGTCATCTTAAGATGCACTACAAGCCAAAAGATGGAGCAACTATTGAGAAG ATACCTAGCAGCAATGGTTACAAGCAGCTCAAGGCCATCAGCTTGTTTCCTACTGAAATCAAGGATGTATCTCAGCAAGCAAACAC TTTTGACTGCGGAGTATATGTCATGAAGTTTCTGGAAAGTGCAATGTTCAATACAGATTTATGGACGGACAAGAAACACTACAAA GACTTGATTGCTTATCGACGAGAAATTATGTTGCGACTGATAAAATGGGAGAAAAACACTTCTCAGGTACACCTTTCTCTACAAAGTTCCAA atacactccttcagGTGGCTACATACACTTTTTTGATTTGCTAGATACAATCCTTCAGTTGGCTACATACCCTTTTTTGAACtactag